A window of Fragaria vesca subsp. vesca linkage group LG7, FraVesHawaii_1.0, whole genome shotgun sequence contains these coding sequences:
- the LOC101312969 gene encoding epsin-3-like has protein sequence MSSPLFYELKKQASSFLKEKIKTARLALTDVTPAEIMTEEATDENSWPPDTRTIGVISRAAFEVDDYCRIVEILHRRLLNLDRKNWRGSYKALILLEYLLSHGPLRLAEEFEDDIDVIKQMGRFQHIDEKGFDWGLSVRKLSDRVLKLLGDTVFLKEERARARNLTRGIQGFGSFNQHHSSFTDSSLKELYPKTYERSNSHYNDHQSREDKSFDLNGHLLVKKQLQIGDQDIISLKPEMNLDTGDHPFCKNEHQKEESLLSSEE, from the exons ATGAGCAGTCCTTTGTTCTATGAACTGAAGAAGCAAGCCTCTTCCTTCTTGAAAGAGAAGATCAAAACTGCACGCCTAGCGCTGACTGATGTAACACCTGCAGAGAT AATGACAGAAGAAGCTACAGATGAAAATTCATGGCCACCAGACACACGTACCATTGGGGTAATATCCAGGGCTGCCTTCGAGGTTGATGATTACTGTAGGATTGTGGAGATTCTGCATAGGAG GTTGTTGAACTTGGACAGAAAGAACTGGCGAGGCTCTTACAAGGCTCTAATTCTGTTGGAATACCTTCTAAGCCATGGACCATTGAGACTTGCTGAGGAGTTTGAGGATGATATCGATGTTATCAAGCAGATGGGAAGGTTTCAGCATATTGATGAGAAAGG GTTTGACTGGGGCTTGAGTGTGAGGAAGTTATCTGATAGAGTGCTCAAGCTTCTTGGAGACACTGTATTTCTCAAAGAAGAGAGAGCCAGAGCTCGCAATCTTACTCGTGGTATACAAGGGTTTGGGAGCTTCAACCAGCACCATTCTTCCTTCACAGATTCAAGCTTGAAGGAGCTCTATCCTAAAACGTATGAGAGGAGTAATTCACACTACAATGATCATCAGAGTCGGGAAGATAAGTCGTTTGACTTGAATGGGCATTTGTTGGTGAAGAAACAACTGCAAATTGGTGATCAAGACATCATCTCATTGAAACCTGAAATGAATCTCGACACAGGGGATCACCCATTTTGCAAGAATGAGCATCAGAAGGAAGAATCCCTTCTTTCTTCTGAAGAATAA